Proteins from a single region of Paenibacillus sp.:
- a CDS encoding GbsR/MarR family transcriptional regulator — protein sequence MKEGTALDTELTKQKLQKIRQRVIETIGNNMDLYGVTMSVGHMYGHMYFCDEPVTLDEMGEAMGMSKTSMSTGMRTLMDLKMVNKVWGKGSRKDLYVVEPDWHQTFVDYFSVRWRKSLEMNLNALRKSLNELGALKREAEAAGDAEWIAVLEQDERKLLEAVNYYKWLDRLIDTFESGDIYKLVPKEEG from the coding sequence ATGAAGGAGGGGACGGCATTGGATACCGAATTGACGAAGCAGAAATTACAAAAAATACGGCAGCGCGTGATCGAGACGATCGGCAATAATATGGATTTATACGGCGTGACGATGTCCGTGGGCCATATGTACGGGCATATGTATTTTTGCGATGAACCTGTCACTTTGGACGAAATGGGCGAAGCGATGGGGATGAGCAAGACGAGCATGAGCACCGGCATGCGGACGTTGATGGATTTGAAAATGGTGAACAAGGTATGGGGGAAAGGGAGCCGCAAGGATCTCTACGTGGTGGAGCCGGATTGGCACCAGACGTTCGTGGATTATTTCTCCGTCCGGTGGCGCAAATCGTTGGAAATGAACTTGAACGCGCTCCGCAAATCGCTGAACGAGCTCGGCGCGTTGAAGCGGGAGGCGGAAGCGGCCGGCGACGCGGAATGGATCGCCGTGCTCGAGCAGGACGAACGGAAGCTGCTCGAGGCCGTCAATTACTATAAATGGCTGGATCGATTAATCGATACGTTCGAATCGGGGGACATTTATAAGCTGGTGCCGAAGGAAGAGGGATAG